A stretch of the Elephas maximus indicus isolate mEleMax1 chromosome 3, mEleMax1 primary haplotype, whole genome shotgun sequence genome encodes the following:
- the LSM4 gene encoding U6 snRNA-associated Sm-like protein LSm4 produces MLPLSLLKTAQNHPMLVELKNGETYNGHLVSCDNWMNINLREVICTSRDGDKFWRMPECYIRGSTIKYLRIPDEIIDMVKDEVVAKGRGRGGLQQQKQQKGRGMGGAGRGVFGGRGRGGIPGTGRGQQEKKPGRQAGKQ; encoded by the exons ATG CTCCCCTTGTCGTTGCTGAAGACTGCCCAGAATCACCCCATG CTGGTGGAGCTGAAGAACGGGGAGACGTACAACGGGCACTTGGTGAGCTGTGACAACTGGATGAACATCAACCTACGCGAGGTCATCTGCACGTCCCGG GACGGGGACAAGTTCTGGCGGATGCCCGAGTGCTACATCCGCGGTAGCACCATCAAGTACCTGCGCATCCCTGACGAGATCATCGACATGGTCAAGGACGAGGTGGTGGCCAAGGGCCGTGGGCGTGGTGGCCTacagcagcagaagcagcagaaGGGCCGCGGCATGGGGGGCGCTGGGCGAG GTGTTTTTGGCGGCCGTGGCCGCGGCGGGATCCCGGGCACTGGCAGGGGCCAACAGGAGAAGAAGCCTGGCCGACAGGCAGGGAAGCAGTGA